The proteins below come from a single Dermatophilaceae bacterium Soc4.6 genomic window:
- a CDS encoding DUF4031 domain-containing protein has product MTTWIDVPIWPRHGTTFAHLVSDASLEELHAVAARAGLHPRSFEGDHYDVSTQRYAAVVAAGATPTTGADLVRRLLASGLRLRKRRGDVPVARVAGVPAPGGGLMDVDLVLADTALDRGHVVAVAVVVDDGASAVAVVHTLAREAWGPPGGGVEPGEHPTDAAVRELTEETGLVVAPALLRPVGWERFTVRADAAVTAGRVGRWGEGAAYLQLYAVTLTSRPLAPVAADVDAALWVGRDELEARCAGEFWWPLLDRVLGPGPGAGAAGSARCSGTK; this is encoded by the coding sequence ATGACCACCTGGATCGACGTCCCCATCTGGCCCCGGCACGGCACGACCTTCGCCCACCTCGTCAGCGACGCCTCCCTCGAAGAGCTGCACGCCGTCGCTGCCCGCGCCGGCCTGCACCCGCGCAGCTTCGAGGGCGACCACTACGACGTCTCCACCCAGCGGTATGCCGCGGTCGTCGCCGCCGGAGCCACGCCCACCACCGGCGCCGACCTGGTGCGCCGCCTGCTCGCCTCCGGCCTGCGGCTGCGCAAGCGGCGCGGTGACGTGCCCGTCGCCCGGGTGGCCGGCGTGCCCGCACCCGGGGGTGGCCTCATGGACGTCGACCTGGTGCTGGCCGACACCGCCCTCGACCGCGGTCACGTCGTGGCGGTGGCGGTCGTCGTCGACGACGGGGCCAGCGCGGTGGCGGTCGTGCACACGCTCGCGCGCGAGGCGTGGGGGCCGCCCGGTGGGGGAGTCGAGCCGGGCGAGCACCCGACCGACGCCGCGGTGCGCGAGCTCACCGAGGAGACCGGGCTCGTGGTCGCGCCGGCGCTCCTGCGTCCCGTCGGCTGGGAGCGCTTCACCGTGCGCGCCGACGCCGCCGTCACGGCCGGCCGCGTCGGCCGCTGGGGCGAGGGTGCGGCCTACCTCCAGCTGTATGCCGTGACCCTCACCTCGCGCCCGTTGGCGCCGGTCGCCGCCGACGTCGACGCGGCGCTCTGGGTGGGCCGCGACGAGCTCGAGGCTCGGTGTGCGGGGGAGTTCTGGTGGCCGCTGCTGGACCGGGTGCTGGGGCCCGGTCCCGGGGCGGGGGCGGCCGGCAGCGCACGCTGCTCCGGGACAAAGTGA
- a CDS encoding SRPBCC family protein, which translates to MTVDVLVETTIGRPVADVATFSGDPTNAPLWYANIRSVTWRTAPPVEVGSRMDFVARFLGRRLAYTYEVAELDPGRRLMMRTTDGPFPMETTYEWRVTEAGQTRMTLRNRGDPAGFSRIAAPIMERAMRRATSKDLSRLKAILERG; encoded by the coding sequence ATGACCGTCGACGTGCTGGTGGAGACCACGATCGGGCGACCCGTCGCCGACGTCGCAACATTCTCGGGCGACCCCACCAATGCCCCGCTCTGGTACGCCAACATCCGATCGGTCACCTGGAGGACAGCTCCCCCCGTCGAGGTGGGCTCACGGATGGACTTTGTCGCCCGGTTCCTCGGCAGGCGTCTGGCCTACACCTACGAGGTGGCCGAGCTCGATCCCGGTCGCCGGCTAATGATGCGCACCACCGACGGTCCCTTCCCGATGGAGACCACGTACGAGTGGCGAGTGACGGAGGCCGGGCAGACCCGGATGACCCTTCGCAACCGGGGCGACCCGGCCGGCTTCTCACGCATCGCCGCACCGATCATGGAACGCGCCATGCGCCGGGCGACCAGCAAGGACCTGTCCCGGCTCAAGGCGATCCTCGAACGCGGCTAA
- a CDS encoding GH25 family lysozyme, with protein MAGSRRVRGVAEVGCAAVVALARPLLTAVAVCLLLVTGSASALASIVGPDVSSYQHPGGQAISWGSAHASGSATFGFVKATEGAGYTNPYFASDFAGMAAAGMMRGAYHFATPSVSAVTQAQYFVRVSGTLHQRGDLPPVLDLEATGGLSPTALVAWTQSYLQTVTSLTGRTPIIYASSYFWQTAMGNSRAFAGYPLWIASYGAAPQIPGGWSAYTFWQYTASASLSGITGAVDMSVYNGSLAGLQALANGAAASAAPPFGHVDAVAWNGSALVAAGWAIDPSTANPISVSVSVDGGTPQTGTAGNARADIARVYPASGANHGYAVAVPAAPGSHSVCVTALGLVARSLGCVTVVVPPSTPFGRLDVAVWNGSAVIAAGWAIDPDTASPSSVSVSVDGATPVTSAAGTARADIARVYPAYGANHGYAVAVPAAPGSHSVCVTALNIGAGTVNTPLGCRTVIVPASAPFGRLDVAVWNGSALVAAGWAIDPDTADPTSVSVTIDGGTAQTTAASTSRADIARVYPAYGANHGYAVTTPAAPGPHSVCVTVLNSGAGSVDTPLGCRTVVVPPSKPIGHFDVAAWNSSAIVAAGWAIDPDTANPASVAVSLDGAAPVTSAASTARADIARAYPAYGANHGYGVIVAAAPGPHSVCVTVLNTGAGTSDTPLGCRTVVVPPSKPFGHFDVAAWNGSAIVLAGWAIDPDTATPSAVSVSVDGATPVTSAASAVRPDVGRAFPAYGPNHGYVVTAPAARGRHSVCVTARNLGAGTSDTPLGCRTVDVP; from the coding sequence ATGGCTGGTAGTCGCAGGGTTCGTGGTGTCGCGGAGGTGGGGTGCGCCGCCGTGGTGGCGTTGGCCCGCCCTCTCCTGACCGCAGTGGCGGTCTGCCTCCTGCTCGTCACGGGCTCGGCGAGCGCCCTGGCCTCGATCGTCGGGCCCGACGTCTCGAGCTACCAGCACCCCGGCGGCCAGGCCATCAGCTGGGGATCGGCCCATGCCAGCGGGAGCGCGACCTTCGGGTTCGTCAAGGCGACCGAGGGAGCCGGGTACACCAACCCCTACTTCGCCAGCGACTTCGCCGGGATGGCGGCTGCCGGGATGATGCGTGGGGCCTACCACTTCGCGACGCCCTCCGTCAGTGCGGTCACCCAGGCCCAGTACTTCGTGCGGGTGAGCGGGACCCTGCACCAGCGGGGCGACCTGCCGCCCGTGCTCGACCTGGAGGCCACCGGCGGCCTGAGCCCCACTGCGCTCGTGGCCTGGACGCAGTCCTACCTGCAGACGGTCACGTCGCTTACCGGTCGCACCCCGATCATCTACGCGAGCTCCTACTTCTGGCAGACGGCGATGGGCAACAGCCGGGCCTTCGCCGGATACCCCCTGTGGATCGCGTCCTACGGGGCGGCGCCGCAGATCCCCGGGGGGTGGAGCGCCTACACCTTCTGGCAGTACACGGCGTCGGCGAGCCTGTCGGGCATCACGGGGGCCGTCGACATGAGCGTCTACAACGGCTCACTGGCTGGCCTGCAGGCCCTGGCCAACGGTGCGGCGGCCTCCGCCGCACCCCCGTTCGGGCACGTCGACGCGGTCGCCTGGAACGGCTCCGCCCTGGTCGCGGCCGGCTGGGCGATCGACCCCAGCACCGCCAACCCGATCAGCGTCTCGGTGTCCGTCGACGGCGGAACCCCACAGACGGGCACCGCCGGCAACGCCCGAGCCGACATCGCCCGGGTCTACCCCGCGTCCGGCGCCAACCACGGCTACGCCGTCGCGGTCCCGGCCGCTCCGGGCAGCCACTCCGTCTGCGTGACGGCCCTCGGTCTCGTGGCCCGGTCGCTGGGCTGCGTCACCGTCGTCGTGCCTCCCTCGACGCCGTTCGGCCGCCTCGACGTCGCCGTCTGGAACGGCTCCGCCGTCATCGCGGCCGGCTGGGCGATCGACCCCGACACCGCCAGCCCGAGCAGCGTCTCGGTCTCCGTCGACGGCGCCACCCCCGTGACCAGCGCCGCGGGCACCGCCCGCGCCGACATCGCCCGGGTCTACCCGGCCTACGGCGCGAACCACGGCTACGCCGTCGCGGTCCCGGCGGCCCCTGGCTCGCACTCCGTCTGCGTCACGGCCCTCAACATCGGTGCCGGCACGGTCAACACCCCTCTCGGGTGCCGCACCGTCATCGTGCCGGCGTCGGCGCCGTTCGGTCGGCTCGACGTCGCCGTCTGGAACGGCTCCGCCCTCGTCGCGGCCGGCTGGGCGATCGACCCCGACACCGCCGACCCGACCAGCGTCTCGGTCACCATCGACGGCGGCACCGCCCAGACGACCGCCGCCAGCACGTCGCGCGCCGACATCGCCCGCGTCTACCCCGCCTACGGCGCCAACCACGGGTATGCCGTCACCACACCGGCGGCTCCCGGCCCCCACTCCGTCTGCGTGACGGTGCTCAACAGCGGGGCCGGGTCGGTCGACACCCCGCTCGGGTGCCGCACGGTCGTCGTGCCACCCTCGAAGCCGATCGGGCACTTCGACGTCGCGGCCTGGAACAGCTCGGCCATCGTCGCGGCCGGCTGGGCGATCGACCCCGACACGGCCAACCCGGCCAGCGTCGCGGTCTCCCTCGACGGCGCTGCCCCGGTGACCAGCGCAGCCAGCACGGCCCGGGCCGACATCGCCCGCGCCTACCCGGCCTACGGCGCGAACCACGGGTACGGCGTCATCGTGGCCGCCGCTCCCGGCCCCCACTCGGTCTGCGTGACGGTGCTCAACACCGGTGCCGGCACCTCCGACACGCCCCTCGGGTGCCGCACGGTCGTCGTGCCGCCCTCGAAGCCGTTCGGGCACTTCGACGTCGCGGCCTGGAACGGCTCCGCGATCGTCCTGGCCGGCTGGGCGATCGACCCCGACACGGCCACCCCCAGCGCCGTCTCGGTCTCGGTCGACGGTGCGACCCCGGTGACCAGTGCCGCCAGCGCAGTCCGCCCCGACGTCGGCCGCGCCTTCCCCGCCTACGGGCCCAACCACGGGTATGTCGTCACCGCACCGGCGGCCCGCGGCCGTCACTCGGTCTGTGTCACCGCCCGCAACCTCGGCGCCGGCACCTCCGATACCCCGCTCGGCTGCCGCACGGTCGACGTGCCCTGA
- a CDS encoding methyltransferase domain-containing protein, translating into MATDTYTHGHHESVLRSHTWRTGENSAAYLLPHLRPGLSVLDVGCGPGTITLDLAQCVAPGRVVGLEPVPAPLETARQHAADRGDTLTQFVIGDVYAIDVPDDTYDVVHAHQVLQHLTDPVAALREMRRVTRPGGLVAVRDADYDAMVWSPRDDRLDDWLEIYEAVARSNGAEPDAARHLLSWVHAAGFTDVACSATTWCFATPEERSWWGGLWADRTRHSTFGQQALERGLITPDGIDEIAQAWQDWATQRDGWFAVLHGEVLARA; encoded by the coding sequence ATGGCGACGGATACCTACACCCACGGCCACCACGAGTCCGTCCTGCGCTCGCACACCTGGCGCACCGGCGAGAACTCCGCGGCCTACCTGCTGCCGCACCTGCGCCCTGGGCTGTCGGTGCTCGACGTCGGCTGCGGCCCGGGCACGATCACCCTCGACCTGGCCCAGTGCGTGGCGCCCGGCCGCGTCGTCGGTCTCGAGCCGGTGCCGGCTCCGCTCGAGACGGCCCGGCAGCACGCCGCCGACCGGGGTGACACGCTCACGCAGTTCGTGATCGGTGACGTCTACGCCATCGACGTCCCCGACGACACCTACGACGTCGTGCACGCGCACCAGGTGCTGCAGCACCTCACCGACCCGGTCGCGGCGCTGCGCGAGATGCGCCGGGTCACCCGCCCCGGCGGCCTCGTCGCGGTGCGCGACGCCGACTACGACGCCATGGTCTGGTCGCCGCGCGACGACCGGCTCGACGACTGGCTCGAGATCTACGAGGCGGTCGCCCGCAGCAACGGCGCCGAGCCCGACGCGGCCCGACACCTGCTCTCGTGGGTGCACGCGGCGGGCTTCACCGACGTGGCCTGCAGCGCCACCACCTGGTGCTTCGCCACCCCCGAGGAGCGGTCCTGGTGGGGCGGGCTGTGGGCCGACCGCACCCGCCACTCCACCTTCGGGCAGCAGGCGCTGGAGCGCGGGCTGATCACCCCCGACGGCATCGACGAGATCGCGCAGGCGTGGCAGGACTGGGCGACCCAGCGCGACGGCTGGTTCGCGGTGCTCCACGGCGAGGTGCTGGCCCGGGCGTGA
- the groL gene encoding chaperonin GroEL (60 kDa chaperone family; promotes refolding of misfolded polypeptides especially under stressful conditions; forms two stacked rings of heptamers to form a barrel-shaped 14mer; ends can be capped by GroES; misfolded proteins enter the barrel where they are refolded when GroES binds) has product MAKLIAFDEEARRGLERGMNILADAVKVTLGPKGRNVVLEKKWGAPTITNDGVSIAKEIELDDPYEKIGAELVKEVAKKTDDVAGDGTTTATVIAQAMVREGLRNVAAGANPMALKRGIEKAVEAVAAELLSSAVEVETKEQIAATASISAADDQIGELIAEAMDKVGKEGVITVEDSNTMGLELELTEGMRFDKGYVSHYFVTDTERMETVLDDAYVLVVNSKISSVKDLLPLLEKVMQSGKPLLIIAEDIDGEALATLVVNKIKGTFKSVAVKAPGFGDRRKAMLGDIAILTGGQVISEEVGLKLDTAELDLLGRARKVVVTKDDTTIVEDLADRTQVEGRINQIKAEIEKSDSDYDREKLQERLAKLAGGVAVIKAGAATEVELKERKHRIEDAVRNAKAAVEEGIVAGGGVALIQATKNVFATLELEGDEATGANIVRVAAEAPLKQIAINAGLEGGVVAEKVRNLDKGWGLNAATGEYVDMLAAGINDPVKVTRSALQNAASIAALFLTTEAVIADKPEKASAGMGGGGGDDMGGMGF; this is encoded by the coding sequence ATGGCCAAGCTCATCGCATTCGACGAAGAGGCTCGCCGCGGTCTCGAGCGAGGAATGAACATCCTCGCCGACGCCGTCAAGGTGACCCTCGGCCCGAAGGGCCGCAACGTCGTCCTCGAGAAGAAGTGGGGAGCGCCGACGATCACCAACGACGGCGTGTCCATCGCCAAGGAGATCGAGCTCGACGACCCGTACGAGAAGATCGGCGCCGAGCTGGTCAAGGAGGTCGCGAAGAAGACCGACGACGTCGCCGGAGACGGCACGACGACGGCCACCGTGATCGCCCAGGCCATGGTCCGTGAGGGCCTGCGCAACGTCGCCGCCGGCGCCAACCCGATGGCGCTCAAGCGCGGCATCGAGAAGGCCGTCGAGGCCGTCGCCGCCGAGCTGCTCAGCTCTGCCGTCGAGGTCGAGACCAAGGAGCAGATCGCCGCCACCGCGTCGATCTCCGCCGCGGACGACCAGATCGGCGAGCTCATCGCCGAGGCGATGGACAAGGTCGGCAAGGAAGGCGTCATCACCGTCGAGGACTCCAACACCATGGGTCTCGAGCTCGAGCTCACCGAGGGGATGCGCTTCGACAAGGGCTACGTCAGCCACTACTTCGTGACCGACACCGAGCGCATGGAGACCGTCCTCGACGACGCCTACGTGCTCGTGGTCAACTCCAAGATCAGCAGCGTCAAGGACCTGCTGCCGCTGCTGGAGAAGGTCATGCAGTCGGGCAAGCCGCTGCTCATCATCGCCGAGGACATCGACGGCGAGGCCCTGGCCACCCTGGTCGTCAACAAGATCAAGGGCACCTTCAAGTCCGTCGCCGTCAAGGCGCCCGGCTTCGGTGACCGTCGCAAGGCCATGCTCGGCGACATCGCCATCCTCACCGGTGGTCAGGTCATCTCCGAGGAGGTCGGCCTCAAGCTCGACACCGCCGAGCTCGACCTGCTGGGTCGCGCTCGCAAGGTCGTCGTCACCAAGGACGACACGACCATCGTCGAGGACCTCGCCGACCGCACGCAGGTCGAGGGCCGGATCAATCAGATCAAGGCCGAGATCGAGAAGTCGGACTCCGACTACGACCGCGAGAAGCTCCAGGAGCGCCTGGCCAAGCTCGCCGGCGGCGTCGCCGTCATCAAGGCGGGCGCGGCCACGGAGGTCGAGCTCAAGGAGCGCAAGCACCGCATCGAGGACGCTGTGCGCAACGCCAAGGCTGCCGTCGAGGAGGGGATCGTCGCCGGTGGTGGCGTCGCCCTCATCCAGGCGACCAAGAACGTCTTCGCGACCCTCGAGCTCGAGGGTGACGAGGCCACCGGCGCCAACATCGTGCGCGTGGCAGCCGAGGCTCCGCTGAAGCAGATCGCGATCAACGCCGGCCTCGAGGGCGGGGTCGTGGCCGAGAAGGTCCGCAACCTCGACAAGGGTTGGGGCCTCAACGCCGCGACCGGCGAGTACGTCGACATGCTGGCTGCCGGCATCAACGACCCGGTCAAGGTGACCCGGTCCGCGCTGCAGAACGCCGCGAGCATCGCCGCGCTCTTCCTCACGACCGAGGCCGTCATCGCCGACAAGCCGGAGAAGGCCTCGGCGGGCATGGGCGGCGGCGGCGGCGACGACATGGGTGGCATGGGCTTCTGA
- a CDS encoding TIGR03086 family metal-binding protein has translation MTTSAQTSPPIAPIAATPAAAAPVGPPDPRPLLLRALDQVGLLVDGLSADDLDRPTPCPDYAVRELLGHLVAVEGRIAHIAAGGQPFDVPSVVTGIGDDGWVDAWQEGRRRLDTVLADDRVLAGTIAHPARVMPARLALFAYVSEVAVHAWDLAVAVDRRDGLDQSLAQVVLGPVQAALPAHPRGGPVPFAEVVEVGADATPYDRLVAWMGRRP, from the coding sequence ATGACCACCTCCGCGCAGACCTCGCCCCCGATCGCTCCCATCGCTGCAACTCCAGCCGCTGCGGCTCCAGTCGGCCCGCCCGACCCCCGGCCCCTCCTGCTGCGCGCTCTCGACCAGGTCGGGCTGCTCGTCGACGGCCTGAGCGCCGACGACCTCGACCGCCCGACCCCCTGCCCGGACTATGCCGTGCGCGAGCTGCTCGGGCACCTCGTCGCCGTCGAGGGCCGGATCGCCCACATCGCGGCCGGCGGCCAGCCCTTCGACGTGCCGTCGGTCGTCACGGGCATCGGTGACGACGGCTGGGTCGACGCCTGGCAGGAGGGGCGGCGCCGGCTCGACACCGTGCTCGCCGACGACCGCGTGCTCGCCGGCACCATCGCGCACCCGGCTCGGGTGATGCCCGCCCGGCTCGCCCTCTTCGCCTACGTCAGCGAGGTCGCCGTGCACGCGTGGGACCTCGCCGTCGCCGTCGACCGTCGCGACGGGCTCGACCAGTCGCTGGCGCAGGTCGTCCTCGGCCCGGTGCAGGCCGCGCTGCCCGCGCACCCGCGCGGCGGCCCCGTCCCCTTCGCCGAGGTGGTCGAGGTCGGCGCCGACGCGACGCCGTACGACCGGCTCGTGGCCTGGATGGGCCGCCGCCCCTGA
- a CDS encoding OsmC family protein: MNAPAMDKDALVALQGPLKERYRADAESAVITLEATGRLGEGVTCSLTTGRAMAAAGLHPMAGGDGSQLCSGDLLLEALVACAGVTLKAVATSLGLDVRGGTVRAEGDLDFRGTLAVDKEAAVGFTAIRLAFEVETDASAEQLATLEKLTERYCVVWQSLRHPPEGTVSITAA, translated from the coding sequence ATGAACGCACCCGCCATGGACAAGGACGCCCTCGTCGCGCTGCAGGGCCCGCTCAAGGAGCGGTACCGCGCAGACGCCGAGTCGGCCGTCATCACCCTCGAGGCCACGGGCCGGCTCGGCGAGGGCGTCACCTGCTCCCTCACCACCGGGCGGGCGATGGCGGCCGCGGGGCTCCACCCGATGGCCGGGGGCGACGGGTCGCAGCTGTGTTCCGGCGACCTGCTCCTCGAGGCGCTCGTGGCCTGCGCCGGCGTCACGCTCAAGGCGGTGGCGACCTCGCTCGGGCTCGACGTGCGCGGCGGCACGGTGCGGGCCGAGGGCGACCTCGACTTCCGCGGCACGCTGGCCGTCGACAAGGAAGCGGCCGTGGGCTTCACGGCGATCCGGCTCGCCTTCGAGGTCGAGACCGACGCGAGCGCCGAGCAGCTCGCGACCCTCGAGAAGCTCACCGAGCGCTACTGCGTGGTCTGGCAGTCGCTGCGGCACCCGCCCGAGGGGACGGTGAGCATCACGGCCGCCTGA
- a CDS encoding GNAT family N-acetyltransferase: MGSVRVRRAQADDALVVGALRLQAARCAEAGPEPGFLDRFSAAWDPDDHPTWVADRDGAHVGVLVTQVVRDLPWPGLAPGQSLHVATLHTADGGAGAGVADALTAVMHDWARSRGLALPA, encoded by the coding sequence ATGGGCAGCGTGCGGGTGCGCAGGGCGCAGGCTGACGACGCCCTGGTGGTCGGTGCCCTCCGGCTCCAGGCGGCCCGCTGTGCCGAGGCCGGCCCCGAGCCGGGCTTCCTCGACCGCTTCAGCGCCGCATGGGACCCCGACGACCACCCGACCTGGGTCGCCGACCGCGACGGCGCCCACGTGGGCGTGCTGGTGACCCAGGTCGTGCGCGACCTCCCGTGGCCCGGCCTGGCCCCGGGCCAGAGCCTGCACGTGGCGACGCTGCATACGGCGGACGGGGGAGCGGGCGCCGGGGTCGCCGACGCCCTGACCGCCGTGATGCACGACTGGGCCCGCAGCCGCGGGCTCGCCCTCCCCGCCTGA
- a CDS encoding HIT family protein has translation MPPPAPAKACLFCAVVAGTEPATVVLDEPDLLGFLDVRPVFKGHVLLVPRPHVDTLLDLPPALHAPLLDGARRLAQAAVDGLGAQGTFVAMNNVVSQSVPHLHVHVVPRTKGDGLRGFFWPRTRYDDGETAAYAARLAAALPPPT, from the coding sequence ATGCCGCCACCCGCACCGGCGAAGGCGTGCCTCTTCTGCGCCGTCGTCGCCGGCACCGAGCCGGCCACGGTGGTGCTCGACGAGCCCGACCTGCTCGGCTTCCTCGACGTGCGTCCCGTCTTCAAGGGTCACGTGCTGCTCGTGCCGCGACCCCACGTCGACACCCTGCTCGACCTGCCGCCCGCCCTGCACGCGCCCCTGCTCGACGGGGCCCGCCGCCTCGCCCAGGCCGCGGTCGACGGTCTCGGCGCCCAAGGCACCTTCGTCGCGATGAACAACGTCGTGAGCCAGTCGGTGCCGCACCTGCACGTGCACGTCGTGCCCCGCACCAAGGGCGACGGGCTGCGCGGCTTCTTCTGGCCGCGCACCCGCTACGACGACGGCGAGACCGCCGCGTATGCCGCCCGGCTGGCTGCCGCCCTCCCGCCGCCCACCTGA
- a CDS encoding WYL domain-containing protein, protein MRADRLLQLLYLLRRHGRLPARRLAELLEVSERTVLRDMEALSAAGVPVYCEQGRGGGCVLMEGYETDVSGLTSEEAQALFAWTTQGAAADLGLGAQLGTALTKLAATVPQPALERADALAAVVVVDRRRWFAAAEEVPLLPRLREAAMARRRVLLGYASPGDEQPGTRTVDPYGLVENAGRWYLLAAHRGVVKSFRVSRIASARVIDVAARVPDDLDLAAEWSRVRSAFESSYEGVVVTVAVAPHALARFRLVASSQTAAGTVVASAPSPAGSWPALRLTVRAREAAVALVLGFGGEVQLLAPVALLDDVRSRARAALVLHEAATPASAGRMDG, encoded by the coding sequence GTGCGTGCCGACCGACTGCTGCAGCTGCTCTACCTCCTGCGCCGTCACGGGCGGCTCCCTGCCCGCCGGCTGGCCGAGCTGCTCGAGGTGAGCGAGCGCACCGTCCTGCGTGACATGGAGGCGCTGTCGGCGGCGGGGGTGCCGGTCTACTGCGAGCAGGGCCGCGGTGGCGGGTGCGTGCTGATGGAGGGCTACGAGACCGACGTGAGCGGGCTGACCTCGGAGGAGGCGCAGGCGCTCTTCGCCTGGACCACCCAGGGGGCGGCCGCCGACCTCGGGCTCGGGGCGCAGCTCGGCACCGCCCTCACCAAGCTCGCCGCGACCGTGCCCCAGCCCGCGCTCGAGCGGGCCGACGCGCTCGCGGCCGTCGTGGTCGTCGACCGGCGGCGCTGGTTCGCCGCCGCCGAGGAGGTGCCGCTCCTGCCGCGGCTGCGCGAGGCGGCGATGGCCCGGCGCCGGGTGCTGCTCGGCTACGCCTCCCCGGGGGACGAGCAGCCGGGCACCCGCACCGTCGACCCCTACGGCCTGGTCGAGAACGCCGGGCGGTGGTACCTGCTGGCGGCGCACCGGGGCGTGGTCAAGAGCTTTCGGGTCTCGCGGATCGCCTCGGCCCGGGTGATCGACGTGGCGGCCCGGGTGCCGGACGACCTCGACCTGGCCGCCGAGTGGAGCCGGGTGCGCTCGGCCTTCGAGTCGTCCTACGAGGGCGTGGTCGTCACCGTGGCGGTCGCGCCCCACGCCCTCGCGAGGTTTCGGCTGGTGGCCTCGTCGCAGACGGCCGCGGGCACGGTGGTGGCGAGCGCGCCGTCCCCCGCGGGGTCGTGGCCGGCACTGCGCCTGACCGTGCGCGCCCGCGAGGCCGCGGTGGCCCTCGTGCTCGGCTTCGGGGGTGAGGTGCAGCTTCTGGCGCCGGTCGCGCTGCTCGACGACGTGCGCTCTCGGGCTCGTGCGGCACTGGTGCTGCACGAGGCTGCCACTCCCGCGTCCGCTGGTCGGATGGATGGGTGA
- a CDS encoding DUF3263 domain-containing protein translates to MTGLLFTAYAGPGSRSGAHGTGREGAWVDVNAQEQYDVPLAGGAELASRDLEILAFERQWWKYAGAKEQAIKELFDMSSTRYYQVLNALLDNPAAIAADPMLVKRLRRLRSSRQRARSARRLGFDA, encoded by the coding sequence ATGACAGGCCTGTTATTCACCGCGTATGCTGGCCCTGGCTCCCGCTCGGGGGCGCACGGCACCGGTCGAGAGGGAGCGTGGGTCGACGTGAACGCCCAGGAGCAGTACGACGTGCCGCTGGCAGGCGGGGCGGAGCTCGCGTCGCGTGACCTCGAGATCCTCGCCTTCGAGCGCCAGTGGTGGAAGTACGCCGGAGCCAAGGAGCAGGCGATCAAGGAGCTCTTCGACATGAGCTCGACGCGCTACTACCAGGTGCTCAACGCCCTGCTGGACAACCCGGCGGCCATCGCGGCCGACCCCATGCTCGTCAAGCGCCTGCGCCGGCTGCGCAGCTCGCGCCAGCGGGCCCGCAGCGCCCGTCGGCTCGGCTTCGACGCCTGA